Proteins from a single region of Apium graveolens cultivar Ventura chromosome 7, ASM990537v1, whole genome shotgun sequence:
- the LOC141673473 gene encoding uncharacterized protein LOC141673473, whose product MSKRKEITSYFQPKKNQTTTCEDEEPYAASIEVTGDGVEPLIFGGINRNSEQNPQNPEIVNEGIDSENTDETGKGLNQIGTLQHPGDTRWSSHFTAICSLIRMYGATRSVLIDVAAQWTTFSQRGDALSAIKMLMSYEFVVILHVVKEIMAIIDLLCRALQQKSQDILNAMHLVSTTKMLIQKLRSDGWESLLENVRSFCERHAILIPDMNAPYFDVVKSLRQQGKQKQMVTMEHHYRVEIFTTAIDQQLQELNNRFSEQMTELLILSASLNPRDGYKSFNIENICKLAEKFYPKDFLGDEKIHLQCELQHYGLDVPVHPNLKNLSTLGDLCHGLVTTGKADMYPLVDRLLRLVLTLPASTATSERAFSAMKIVKTSLRNRMEDEFLRDYLIVYIEKEIAETISAEEIIDSFYLIKERRAHLK is encoded by the coding sequence ATGAGTAAGAGAAAAGAGATTACATCCTATTTTCAACCCAAGAAGAACCAAACAACTACTTGTGAAGATGAAGAACCTTATGCCGCCTCAATTGAAGTCACTGGAGATGGAGTTGAGCCTCTGATTTTTGGTGGGATAAACAGAAACTCCGAGCAAAATCCTCAAAATCCAGAGATTGTTAATGAAGGTATTGATTCTGAGAACACTGATGAAACAGGTAAAGGTCTCAATCAAATTGGAACATTACAACATCCCGGAGATACTAGATGGAGTTCACATTTCACTGCTATATGTAGTTTGATAAGAATGTATGGTGCTACTCGCTCGGTTTTAATTGACGTTGCTGCTCAATGGACAACTTTTTCTCAACGAGGTGATGCTTTAAGTGCTATTAAAATGTTAATGTCTTATGAATTTGTGGTTATTTTACATGTGGTTAAGGAGATAATGGCTATTATTGATCTACTTTGTCGAGCATTACAACAAAAGTCTCAAGATATTTTAAATGCCATGCATCTGGTTTCTACTACAAAGATGTTGATTCAAAAATTGAGAAGTGATGGTTGGGAGAGTCTCTTAGAAAAtgtgagatcattttgtgaacgACATGCTATCTTGATTCCAGATATGAATGCTCCGTACTTTGATGTGGTTAAATCTCTTCGTCAACAAGGAAAACAAAAGCAAATGGTGACAATGGAACATCATTACCGAGTAGAAATCTTTACAACTGCCATAGATCAACAATTACAGGAGCTAAACAATAGATTCAGTGAACAAATGACGGAGCTTCTCATTTTAAGTGCATCACTAAATCCTAGGGATGGTTACAAGTCTTTCAACATAGAGAACATTTGCAAGTTAGCTGAAAAGTTTTATCCAAAAGATTTTTTGGGAGATGAAAAAATCCATCTACAGTGTGAACTACAACATTATGGGTTAGATGTTCCGGTTCATCCAAATTTGAAGAATCTGTCTACTCTTGGTGATTTATGTCATGGATTGGTAACCACAGGGAAAGCTGACATGTATCCATTAGTTGATAGACTATTAAGGCTTGTCTTGACTCTTCCAGCATCTACTGCAACATCTGAACGAGCTTTTTCTGCTATGAAAATTGTGAAAACAAGTCTTCGCAATCGAATGGAAGATGAATTTCTTAGGGATTATTTGATAGTATATATTGAAAAGGAGATTGCGGAGACCATTTCTGCCGAGGAGATCattgattctttttatttgaTCAAAGAAAGGCGTGCACATCTCAAATAA